TTATTAAAGACGATAACTTGTTTCTTATTTAAGATCTCTGGGTTATAATTCTTAATTTCTTCCCTTAATGTTTCAAAATCGGCAATTGGGTGAGGGGAGGTGATATCAATTAGGTAGAGGATAAGTTTAGTTCTTTCAATATGGCGCAAGAAACGGAGCCCAATTCCTTTCCCTTTGTGGGCATCTTTAATTATCCCCGGCAGGTCGGCAACCGTAATTACCATCTCCTCATTTCTTAATATCCCTAAATTTGGGGTGAGGGTGGTAAAGGGGTAAGGGGCAATTTTGGGTTCGGCTTTCGTCAAACGAGAGAGGAGGGTGGATTTCCCAGCATTAGGGAAGCCAACGATACCGATGTCGGCGATTAGGCGGAGGACAATTTTTAATTGCTTCTTCTCTCCCTCCTTACCTTTCTCTCTTATTCTCGGGGCTTGGTTGGTTGGACTTTTGAAATGGGTATTACCCCGCCCGCCTCTTCCTCCTTTGGCGACGAGGATGGTTTCTTTATCTTTTAAGATTGAGCCGAGATAATCTCCAGTTAAGAAATCGTAAATATCACTTCCCAGGGGCACAGGGATATAAAGGTCTTTCCCCTTTTTCCCGTGGCGATTTTTCCCTTTGCCGTGTTCCCCTCTTCCTGCTCTATATTCCCTACGATAAGTTAAATCCGCTAAAGTCTGGAGATTGGCTCTTCCCACTAAATAGCAAGAACCTCCGTCCCCACCGTCGCCACCATCCGGTCCTCCTTTGGGAATGAACCTCTCCCGGCGAAAGGAGATACAACCATCGCCACCATCGCCCGCTTTTACGGTGATTATCGCCTCGTCAACGAATTTCATCCGAAAATATTGAGTCTCTTTTTAGCGACCCATTTTTTTGCGCAGCGCTTCGGCAACTACCTCGGGAACGAAATTTTTCACACATCCCCCCAAAGAGGCGATTTCTTTCACTAAACTGGCGGAAAGGAAGATGAACTCTTGGGAGGGGAGGAGGAAGATTGTCTCAATATCCGGAGCAATTTTTCGATTGGTTAGTGCCATTTGGAATTCGTAGTCAAAATCCGCTACTGCTCTTATTCCACGGATTATCGCCTGGGCCTTCTTTTCTCGGACAAAATCAACCAGAAGTCCGGTAAAAGGGTAGACTTCCAGATTTTTCAAG
This region of candidate division WOR-3 bacterium genomic DNA includes:
- the obgE gene encoding GTPase ObgE — translated: MKFVDEAIITVKAGDGGDGCISFRRERFIPKGGPDGGDGGDGGSCYLVGRANLQTLADLTYRREYRAGRGEHGKGKNRHGKKGKDLYIPVPLGSDIYDFLTGDYLGSILKDKETILVAKGGRGGRGNTHFKSPTNQAPRIREKGKEGEKKQLKIVLRLIADIGIVGFPNAGKSTLLSRLTKAEPKIAPYPFTTLTPNLGILRNEEMVITVADLPGIIKDAHKGKGIGLRFLRHIERTKLILYLIDITSPHPIADFETLREEIKNYNPEILNKKQVIVFNKIDLLPQKEVSLPPLPHPAFFVSALKGEGTENLRHNLMNLIKSG
- the coaD gene encoding pantetheine-phosphate adenylyltransferase codes for the protein MKRVVYPGSFDPITNGHLDIIKRALQLFDTVIVGVAKREEKKLLFSLEERVTLVKEVTKDLKNLEVYPFTGLLVDFVREKKAQAIIRGIRAVADFDYEFQMALTNRKIAPDIETIFLLPSQEFIFLSASLVKEIASLGGCVKNFVPEVVAEALRKKMGR